A segment of the Helicobacter sp. 'house sparrow 1' genome:
GATCTAAAAATACAAAATGGTATTTTAAACAAGCTACACACTACACCAACAGAAGCCCCTTCCATTTCTACAGCATCAGCTTGAAACTTTTCTATTAACCATTGTTTTTTTTCTGCATTATGAATAAATTGATCTCCAGAGGCAATGATTCCTTCATAAATAGAAATATTCTCTTTTTTTGCAACTTCTTTTGCTAATGTATTGAGTGTTTCATCGGTATAAACATACACACTGCTTTCGGGGATAAAGCCAAGAGGATGTCCAAAGGCAGTAATATCAACATCATGTTGGCAAAGTTTGGTAGCAAGCATTAAATCTCCAACTTTAAGTTTTGGATTTAGCCCTCCTGCAACACCACTAAAAATAATTCTCTCACATCTAAAGTGTAAGATCATCGTGGTAGCAGTAATGCTTGAATGAACTTTCCCTATCTTGCTATAAGCAACAAAAACTTTGGAGTCTTTGTAATCAATCTCATAGAAAGTATTACCAGAAAGATTGTGCGTTTTATATTCTTGAAAAATATCCAAAAGAGGAGTTATCTCCTCTCTCATTGCACCGATAATACCTATAATCATCATTTATTCCTTATTTATAGAGTTGCTAAAAAATCTTTCAAAGAAGATGTATCTGTGATGCTAAAAGTATTTTTTGAACTAAGGCGCTTATTTAGACCTTTTAATACATTGCCACAACCAAACTCAATATAAGCATCAATTTCAGAATCTATTTTCAAGATACTCTGCTTATATAACACAGGTTTTGTGAGTTGATTGCTTAAGAGTTCTATAGCTTCTTGTTTCTTAGAATAGCTATTGGTAGTTGTGTTTGAAATAACAGGGAGAGAGAATTCATCTTTTAGCATTGGCTCAATGAGCTTTGAAAAATCATCTATCATATCATTAAGCAAAGGACAATGGCTAGCAACAGACATTGGTAGCAGAAGTGCTCTTTTTGCACCCAATGTCTTTAGTTCAGATTCTAAAGCAGAGAGGTCAGCCTTTTTTCCTGCGAGAACCACTTGTCCATCACCATTATAATTAGCACACCAGATAGATTTGCCATTATCTCTTTGTTTTTGACAAAATTGCTCCAATACAGAATCCTCAAGTCCAACAATTACCATCATCCCAGCATCTTTGCCCTCACAAGCTTTTTGCATTAAAATACCTCTTTGATGTGTCAAAGTTAGCGTATCTTCAAAATCTATTCCATTTGCAACACTAACAGCACTAATTTCACCTAAGGAATGCCCTAATGCAAGTTTTGCTAGTAGAGGAGATTCTTGTTGCAAGATAGAGTGTGCGATATAGCTAACTAGGAAGATTGCAGGTTGGGTATATTGAGTTTGATTAATTTGTTCATTTTCTTCAAAACAAAGCTTTGTCATATCTATTTTGAGAATGTCACTTGCTACTTGAAATAATTCTTTGGCAATATTAAAATTATCATAAAAATCTTTTCCCATACCAATACATTGACTTCCTTGACCAGGAAAAATAAAGGCATAATTCATTAACTAGTCCTCCCAATTATATTTTTTTCGAGCGTGATTCTATCAAACTTCCTATTAAATACCTATAAAACTTAGAGCTTTAAGTTATTTTTTATGAAAAATATCGTAGAATCCTCTCCTCAAGTAAAAATTAAGTCTATAGTTTTCTAAATTCTTAGTTTTTTTGGACAGATGGGTGAGTTGGCTGAAACCACATCCCTGCTAAGGATGCGTAGCCGCAAGGTTACCGAGGGTTCGAATCCCTCTCTGTCCGCCACCGCTTCTTTTTATACTAATTTTAAAATCCCTGATTATAAAAGTTTGTAAGTTTTTGTTTTTAAAGATTTTATTTTATAAATCAAAAGATTCTGAAGTATAGAGCAAAAATTAAAATTTTAGAATTTAGCTTTCTTGTAGTTTTTAATCTTGTTTATTAGAAAAACTTTTTTCATTGCTTAGGCTTTGGTAATAGAATGGAATTGTAGTTTGATATTTGCATTGAATTATATCAAACCTGTCTTGATAAGATTTTTGTCGGATTAACATTTTAAAATCTAAGAATCTCTAAGATTTAATATAGACCTTTTTCAAGCATTGGCATTTCTGATTTATAGCAAGCTTAGAGATAAAAATCTTTAACTTCTAAATTTTTATCTCTAATATTCTTAATATTTTTTTATGCTTTTGATAAAGTGGGGTTGCAGGGCCAGAAAATCTTAGTTTAACCAAGATCTTCTAGATTAAGATTTTGTAGTAAAAAGATAAAAGAATATTGAGCTAAGATGTGATTGTTTAGATATAGGGAGTGGATTAAAAACCTTGTCTAAAAACCATATTTACACTATAGTCAATGTTAAATTGCCCATAAAAGGTGCGTTCAAACTCAAAAGCTAATCTTGTTGCACTACTAAATGCAAGATTTGCAGAAATATTCACAAAAAGACGAGAATCTCTTTTGGTTTGCTGATGATAAAGAATATTTTCATCAGATAAGATTTTTTCCCTACTATGAGCTAAATCAGTTGCGCTTCCAAATCCACCCCTAATGGTAAAAAATCCTTTTTTATACCCTGTAAAAATTCCCATTTTTAGATGCAATGGCACACTGCCCTTTGCTGTAATTTTTCCACCTAATTCATCTTTGAGTGATTGTTTGCCAATGTAACCAGCAATTAATCCAATAAAAGGTTCTAAATAATAATTATTTGTAACCCATCCACGATAACCAAGCTCGACACTTCCTAAAATAACAGGAGTAGAGGCATTAGTGCTAAAAGTGCTATTTTGGAGTGAGACTTTATAGTCATTTTGATAATGAAGATATTTAATAATGGCATCTATATAGATTCCACTATCAAAGATTGCACTTGTATAAATTCCTCCACCAAGACTATCCATTGTGCCACTTATACCCCCATTTCCAAGTAAAAAACGCGTATAGCTAAAAAGGGCACCGGAGAATAGATTTACCCCCTTAAGACTTGTATGATAATCACTGCCAACTTGAATTTGATAATAATTGCTCTTTAAGGAAGATGAGCCATTGTCTGCTGTAGTATGCCCACCATAAACTCTAGCCCAAACTCCTGCCTTGTTGTTTTCTCCTCTTAATTCTCCCATACGCTTATTAAGATTATTCCATTCTGTAATATAGCTATAATAAATTGCATCTGCTCCTAAATTGGCAGTGTTGAGATTTTCTCCACTATAAATATCCATCAAAGGTATATCCGCACCTTCTAGATACCATTGATAGGCGCCATTGTATTTTCTAAATAAGATTTGATCTGTAATTGCAGGATCATTTTTTGAGCTAAAGGAAAAATAATCTTGATGGATTTCATTTGTTTCTTGTAAGGAAGCAATAATCACATCATTTGTTTTGATCTTTCGTGTTTTATTGACTGTTATTTCAATATGATTATTGCCACCACTAGCACTTTGTAAGGCTTGGATAGAGATTGTAGGGTCATTAGGGTTGAGTGAAATATAAAAAGAAGAGTTGTTTGCTTCTAAATTTCCTACTCTTATATTTCCATATACTTCCGCATTTTGCAAGGTTGCAGTTGAATTGATTTCACCAGCAATATTGCCTCTTAGAATTGCTTGATTGATGGTAATGTTTGAGATATCTTGTAAAACAACATTAGCCTGCATTAAGATATTTCTATTTTCTATGTTAGCTTGACTTAGAGTTTCTTGATAGATAAATTCTCCATCAATGCTTGAAGAGTTACTGCTTATTACATTATTACCATCATTAGAATCTAACCACATCTTAGAATCACCAAGTATAATTTTTCCACCATTTGTGCTTGTTATAGTATCTGCACTAATGGTTGTGTTACTGCTTTGGGTAAGGGTTGCGCCATTTAATATCACCTTATCAAAGCTAAAAATTCTTGCTTCCACATCATTTGCTTCAGAGCTTGCCATAGTGGGCTGGCTAAAGAGTGGGGATTGATTGTATTGATTGATTAGTGCATCATAACTATTTACTACAACATTAGATGATGAATTATTAAACTTTATATCTTTGTCAATATAGTTATGCACTATAGGATGAGCTTGGAAGAATACATCCTTACTAATACTTAGATTTTTTATTTTTAGGCTTCCATCAAAAATATAGTTTGCATTGATAGCTAAATCAATATTTCCTATAAAGTTTCCATGAAAGATGTGTGTATGATTATCCCCATTTAAATTAATAGAACTTATTTGGTCTGAACTATTATGAATTATTGCACCATCATCACTAGCATTTAGGGTATTAAAAGTAAGGTCATTTC
Coding sequences within it:
- a CDS encoding 5'-methylthioadenosine/adenosylhomocysteine nucleosidase, producing MIIGIIGAMREEITPLLDIFQEYKTHNLSGNTFYEIDYKDSKVFVAYSKIGKVHSSITATTMILHFRCERIIFSGVAGGLNPKLKVGDLMLATKLCQHDVDITAFGHPLGFIPESSVYVYTDETLNTLAKEVAKKENISIYEGIIASGDQFIHNAEKKQWLIEKFQADAVEMEGASVGVVCSLFKIPFCIFRSISDSADGEADISFDQFLEEAAQTSAKFVKNMVDHLI
- the fabD gene encoding ACP S-malonyltransferase, which produces MNYAFIFPGQGSQCIGMGKDFYDNFNIAKELFQVASDILKIDMTKLCFEENEQINQTQYTQPAIFLVSYIAHSILQQESPLLAKLALGHSLGEISAVSVANGIDFEDTLTLTHQRGILMQKACEGKDAGMMVIVGLEDSVLEQFCQKQRDNGKSIWCANYNGDGQVVLAGKKADLSALESELKTLGAKRALLLPMSVASHCPLLNDMIDDFSKLIEPMLKDEFSLPVISNTTTNSYSKKQEAIELLSNQLTKPVLYKQSILKIDSEIDAYIEFGCGNVLKGLNKRLSSKNTFSITDTSSLKDFLATL
- a CDS encoding autotransporter outer membrane beta-barrel domain-containing protein yields the protein MLKKLNICILLMAKIYAGTVDSRFFYQDYLDFGANLGRFSAGSQNVTITSIDGNKSITLEVMPDFSFANTSGKLLGEFSNIGGNYIITASHMLDPKNGVSKGSILEFGGVKTSVADSANNFASYFDGDNPIRDFEVLRMDKINLNASAKLINNHFFEKVDSDVQGYAYKENLKEILDNPRYSLFVRSGSGVQGINIYDKSVGPYDSANDPIADANQYRTGGILYNATELKRKNTKGTITGEIKFFATEENSTNYKEFAISGGAGDSGSALLVYDNIDKTYYVLGVASSVGDVGQHACGGGYSTYKCWTTVYAPINNLYLQDYQESHTLRLSDSTYEIRDNKLYSADLEVYTLTQDAKKDKDFVFGGNGTLILKQETNLNTSALYFAENSTFSIKADIDSKTQQPYSLLSAGVVVNSNAILEMDARTASGDVLVKMGEGRLKILQSSADARFRIGEGEVEFLNEGLAFGSIYAINGAKISIHHTGQINPDRIYFGRNGAILELNGNDLTFNTLNASDDGAIIHNSSDQISSINLNGDNHTHIFHGNFIGNIDLAINANYIFDGSLKIKNLSISKDVFFQAHPIVHNYIDKDIKFNNSSSNVVVNSYDALINQYNQSPLFSQPTMASSEANDVEARIFSFDKVILNGATLTQSSNTTISADTITSTNGGKIILGDSKMWLDSNDGNNVISSNSSSIDGEFIYQETLSQANIENRNILMQANVVLQDISNITINQAILRGNIAGEINSTATLQNAEVYGNIRVGNLEANNSSFYISLNPNDPTISIQALQSASGGNNHIEITVNKTRKIKTNDVIIASLQETNEIHQDYFSFSSKNDPAITDQILFRKYNGAYQWYLEGADIPLMDIYSGENLNTANLGADAIYYSYITEWNNLNKRMGELRGENNKAGVWARVYGGHTTADNGSSSLKSNYYQIQVGSDYHTSLKGVNLFSGALFSYTRFLLGNGGISGTMDSLGGGIYTSAIFDSGIYIDAIIKYLHYQNDYKVSLQNSTFSTNASTPVILGSVELGYRGWVTNNYYLEPFIGLIAGYIGKQSLKDELGGKITAKGSVPLHLKMGIFTGYKKGFFTIRGGFGSATDLAHSREKILSDENILYHQQTKRDSRLFVNISANLAFSSATRLAFEFERTFYGQFNIDYSVNMVFRQGF